A genome region from Thiovulum sp. ES includes the following:
- a CDS encoding CTP synthase (PFAM: Glutamine amidotransferase class-I; CTP synthase N-terminus~TIGRFAM: CTP synthase) has translation MKYIFITGGVLSSLGKGVTASSVGMLLKSSGYKVGVLKIDPYINIDPGTMSPFEHGEVFVTDDGAETDLDIGNYERFLNESYSKKSNFTTGQVYSAVIEKERKGEYLGKTIQVIPHIVDEIKERIVSAGENYDILIIELGGTVGDIEGLPFLEAIREMKFSLPPEDTLFIHVTLIPYIKVAGELKTKPTQHSVQELRRIGISPKILIARSERHLTKAIRSKLALSCDVAETSVIEALDSNTIYDVPLRLYNNNILKPIAKHLEIPELKPQLDHWDSLVKRIVAPTASVKIGFVGKYMKLKESYKSLIESFIHAGANLNTEVQIEWIDSEELEKNETPIDEVFSEVDGILVAGGFGNRGIEGKISAIKFARENEIPFLGICLGMQMAMVEFARNVLKLEDANSLEFNPETENPVVYLIDSFLNQNGETEIRTHSTPLGGTMRLGAYECKTKEGSNLREAYSSEIISERHRHRYEANPEYREALEKAGMSITGESNGLIEAVEIPNHPWFLGVQFHPEFKSRLEKPNPSILAFVKNSLEKKRL, from the coding sequence ATGAAGTATATTTTTATTACAGGTGGAGTTTTATCTTCTCTTGGAAAAGGTGTTACAGCTTCTAGTGTTGGAATGCTTTTAAAAAGCTCTGGCTATAAAGTTGGAGTTTTGAAAATCGATCCATATATCAATATCGATCCTGGGACAATGTCGCCTTTTGAACATGGTGAAGTTTTTGTTACAGATGATGGGGCTGAAACAGACTTAGATATTGGGAATTATGAGAGATTTTTAAATGAGTCATACTCAAAAAAGAGCAATTTTACAACTGGACAAGTTTATAGTGCAGTAATTGAGAAAGAGCGAAAAGGTGAATATCTTGGAAAAACAATCCAAGTTATTCCGCATATTGTTGATGAAATCAAAGAGAGAATTGTTTCAGCTGGTGAAAATTATGACATCTTAATTATTGAACTTGGCGGAACAGTTGGAGATATTGAGGGACTGCCATTTTTGGAAGCGATTCGAGAGATGAAATTTTCTCTACCTCCAGAAGATACACTTTTTATTCATGTAACACTTATCCCTTATATCAAAGTCGCAGGTGAGTTAAAAACAAAACCTACTCAACACTCTGTTCAGGAATTGCGACGAATTGGAATTTCTCCAAAAATTTTGATTGCTCGTTCAGAAAGACACTTAACAAAAGCGATTCGTTCAAAACTTGCTCTCTCTTGCGATGTTGCTGAAACTAGTGTAATTGAGGCTCTTGATTCAAACACAATTTACGATGTTCCATTGAGACTTTACAATAACAACATCTTAAAACCAATCGCAAAACATCTTGAAATTCCAGAATTAAAACCGCAATTAGATCATTGGGATTCTCTTGTCAAAAGAATTGTTGCACCAACTGCATCAGTAAAGATTGGTTTTGTTGGAAAATATATGAAACTCAAAGAGAGTTACAAATCTCTAATTGAATCTTTTATTCATGCTGGGGCAAATCTGAATACAGAAGTTCAAATTGAGTGGATTGATTCAGAGGAACTTGAGAAAAATGAGACTCCAATCGATGAGGTCTTCTCTGAAGTAGATGGAATTCTTGTTGCGGGTGGTTTTGGAAATCGTGGAATTGAAGGAAAGATTTCTGCTATTAAGTTTGCAAGAGAAAATGAAATTCCATTTTTAGGAATTTGCCTTGGAATGCAAATGGCGATGGTGGAATTTGCAAGAAATGTTCTTAAATTAGAAGATGCAAACTCCTTGGAATTCAATCCAGAAACAGAAAATCCAGTTGTATATTTAATAGATAGTTTCTTAAACCAAAATGGTGAGACGGAAATTAGAACTCACTCGACTCCACTTGGAGGAACTATGAGACTCGGTGCTTATGAGTGTAAAACAAAAGAGGGTTCAAATTTAAGAGAAGCTTACAGTTCAGAAATTATTTCAGAGAGACACCGACATCGGTATGAAGCGAATCCTGAATACAGAGAAGCTCTTGAAAAAGCAGGAATGAGTATCACAGGTGAGAGTAACGGACTTATTGAAGCTGTTGAAATTCCAAATCATCCTTGGTTCTTAGGTGTGCAATTTCACCCAGAATTTAAATCGAGACTTGAAAAACCGAATCCATCAATTCTCGCTTTTGTTAAAAATAGTTTAGAGAAAAAACGGCTTTGA